The following nucleotide sequence is from Salvia miltiorrhiza cultivar Shanhuang (shh) chromosome 7, IMPLAD_Smil_shh, whole genome shotgun sequence.
GTGGCACCCATGATTTCAGCTACCAATGCCTCTGTCTTAGACTCTACTTTTCTTTGCCATCTGAAGATACTAACAGGGATGCACTCAAAGACTGACATGCCAGCTGAAGAGAACCTTGACACGAGGTTGCGCTTGTCGATATCCCTGTGCAGAATGCAGAAACAGTTTATTTTTATCAGAATATTGGCGAAAAGCAAAAGAGACCAACTGTACAACATGTCAGCTGAAGAGAACCTGAAAAGGAAAGGGAAACATACCAAATGCCAAATTCCCCGAATCCATTGTGGCCAATGATCAAAACAGCAGACTTTGGAACTATTTTCAACTCCACTATACAAGGAACCATGAAGTCAAATGTAGGTAAATAACAATCTTCTTTCTGTCCACTGCATATTAAGAAGCACGAATGTTACATACAATGgattatccaaaaaaaattaacatcaaaatCATATGAGACATAATTAAGCATTTTATTGGTGAGTCGGTGACCCAGCAAGTCAATGTAAATGAATTCAACCAGAGTGATGAGAACCATGCCGACTAAAACAATGTAAAACTTATCAAATCTCAACACTGCTCATTGTCCAAAACTTGAGCAATTTGATGTGTATTATCATAAAAAGGAAATGCATGGAATCACCTCCATCCAGAGTTCATGACCCATAGCTTCAGCTTCCCACCCTCCTCGGCAGCCAAAAGGAAATTAGGTTCACAAACTAATAAACTAAAAACACCTTGATCTGTTTTCAGTCTTGTCACAAGTGAGGCATATCCGCTGTTTAATCTCACAATTTTAACTGCATTCTTTTCAAAGCCATTTGAACTGCAAGCAGAACACAAACAATGCAATATACCCTCCCTAGAAGCAAAAGCGCAAAGTAAGTTTACGAATAATCTAAAGATTCATGTATGGAATGGGCCATATGGAGCCGGAACAATTACCTGCAGTGAGGGATTTTAATGCTGTTAAGTAAAACAAGCAATCCCCCATCTGGAGTTAATTGACATAAAGATCTCTCTGAAGCAATCTGCAGAAGAAGTCACATATTAAGTATTCTGAAATGAGCAAGTCCAAGTAATCATAACAGAAAATAAAAGAGCAAAGAAAAACGATGTCATCATTCATCTTACATCTCTACCAAGTGTATCTTTTGAAAGTTGTAAAGATATTGGTAAATGACCAACTAATGAAGGACATCCCGTTTTTACTCCCTTCCTTGAGGTCTTGTAAACAAAGAGGATATCATCCTTGAGCTCTGAGTATCCACATTTAACACACATGAAAATCTCATTCTCTTTGACAATCAGCTGCACCATAGAAATTGGCATAGGGTGGATGTAGCATGCAAAAAACCCGAGATGGCCCTGTAGCTTGCTACGTAACTTCAGTTTGTGTTGGATGTTTGACCTTGAATCATCACTCAATTTGATGTTTCCAGTCAGACTGCTGCAACTTGTAGTTGGTAATTGTAAATTCGAGGATGAATTATCACAATCTGTAGTTGGTATCATGCTATCTATGGAACAATAATCAAGTTTTGCTCGCTTTGAGTTGGCAGTAAATTCATGAGGAGATACAGCATCTGCTACAGCCATTGATGTAAGACCACCCATCCCAGTATCTGTTTATGCATTGCATGACACTTCATCAATGATGGATTAATAAAATTGGACTTGTTACATCTCTTCACATGTCTATATCGCTGCTGCAGAATCCTCAGTTATTTAGGTATATAAAGCTTTATAAGTTTCAAGCTTAGGGAATTTAAGTCCCAATTGAGTTCATCAGCAAAAATTGGTGTGAAACAGGACTAGAAGAGGGGAAGCTAAAAAGCAAGGCACCGGAACTCAGCATACTTTACAGTAAACAAATGTTCCATTATAAACGAAGAACAGCTGATATCCAGAGATTATTTCTTTAGGTTTTTGGGTAACATAAAGTTCAACTATTCTATATCCTGACCATGAGTACAACGCTATATATAATGGCCAATGCTTCAGGAAGTGAAATTCACTATTATAAAATCTCACTGATTGAAGATACGCATAATAAGCAAGCCACAAAcagtattaataattatatttcattGGAGTGGTCCCTAGTAAATTCATATTTCATATTTACTCCAAATTCTAAACAATGAATTTTACCAATGCCTATCAAATAATCATAGTTCATTGGAGTGGTCCCTAGTAAAAACGTTTAGAAAAATCAGATATGAAACCATAGCTAATTTTAGGCTTCTTAAAACAGTATTAATTAAAGGTATACCAGGCTTGCTACTTCCACTGTGACAAGGGAGTTCATTCGCTTCACCATTGATTGGCAGATATGGAGGAGGGTGTAGATCACATGTCAATTGACCAGATTTGACAGCACCAGCATGATGAAGCATTTCTGGAGGACTATAATCATCAAAACTATCAGGCACCACAAAGTCCAAGTTGACAGAGGTGCAGACAGCTGAATCATGAACAACACAGGGGATACATGCATTTTCATTCTTCCTTTGCAAATCTGAATGCTCAACTACTCTGGCTGGCAAGTTTgtaaaaataaacttaaaaatatCAGGACTCATTATATTCATTCAAAATGCTGAGGAATCCACATACAGATGCAGCAAAGCAAGTacttcagttttttttttaataataaagaaGAAGTCTGATATGTTAAGTGAAAGCATAACACTGTACCAGTGGTTGAATCGTTTATGCTAGTGCTGGGCAAGTCATTGTTTTCATGAGATCTTTGAGTATTCAAAGATTTGgtacttttctttttcttcctaGAGAATGTTTTAAGTAAGGGAACAGCTTGAGGAAGTAAAATCATCATCATGGACATGGCTCTTTCATCACCAACTGATTCAGTAGCACACTTTCCTGAGTTTGTGTTATAAGAAGCTTTCACCATTTCATCTTCTGGAAGTGAGTCAGCCTCCAAAACCTCAGAATTCTTCACATCGTTGATAATTGCATCTTTCTCAGTCGAGTGCTCCAACACATCTTTGTTTTGGGATGAAACAGAAGAACTATCTGCTAAAGGAAACAAGTATGACTGTGACTCAGAAGTTAGGGGAGAATGGGAAGCTAAAGCACTTTTAGCCACTGAGTGCTTGTAAAATAGCTTAATTGCGTCCAAACAACATTCATAAATCGGAGCTACAATACCTTCAGAATGATCCAAACTGTCCGCTACACAAAGATCAGGACTGGCAACCAGTATGTCATGCTGCACATTATTTTCTCCATCTCTATCTTCTGGTAATATGTTGTTTTGGACCTCAAAATATGACGATCTGCCACTCTATCATGAATACACTAAGCTAATAAGATTTATGATCTAGCTACGAATAAATTTACACCTCAATCGAAGATGAAAATATACCAATATAACTATAACATCACAAATAAACTTACATATTCTTGTTGTTTCTGTGGGTTATCGATATTCTGTTCTATATGGTTCACAGAACTAATGAGCTTCTTTCCTTCAGATAGGGACTCTCCTACATTTAGATGATCAAATATGTCCAAAGAATTCAACTTTACACCTCCGTCTGCAATAGGTACACATTTCTGTGGCCCTAATGATCCTGGAGTATAACAAACCCCATGGACCTCGTTTGCAGCAGAAAAACTTGAAAGATCACTGCTTCTACTATTTGATTGATCTCTCTGCTTGGAGGTTGAAGAGCTGACATTCTTTGTGCTTTCATCCATCTGAAGTAGTTTCAAAGGAGTCTCATTAAGTCTTCGGCGACCGTTCCTGCTTCTCTTCCCTTTAGCATGTGATTTGAACAAACATGTCAGCATATCAGGATCAGGATCAGGAACAGGATCCGATGGTTTGCCTTGCAATTGATAATTAGTCTCATGAGCTCCAGCTGAAAAGTTTGACATTAATAAACTCCTTTCAGCAGGTCCACCAACATTAGTGGCCAATTCCCGCAGTAACCTCTGAACAAATGTGTTTTTGAATCCAAAAAACTGCATATTGCAGAAAACAGATGAAAAGCATATTGAGTTgtagaaaagaagaagaagaagaagaagaagaagaagaagaagaaggaagtactttaaaagaaaagtaaaagtTGATGTACCTCTACTGAATCTATCTTACACGAAAATCTCTTTGCATGCAACGCCTTTGAAGAGCCCTTCTTCTGAAAGCTTTCCCATGCAATCTCTGGAGTTTCTCCAGAACATGACTTGCCATCAGTTGAACTGATCTACGGTTTCATGTTGAATTGCAAAGTTATTATTAGACTAATCACATGGTCATATTAATTGATGCAAAATTGCAGCAAATTTTTATCCTACTCACCTTAAATGATGGACCTTTAAGACCCTCAGTAATTTCCATTGTGTAAGTGATCCCATTTTGAGTCCTCACCGATTTGTATCCAACAGGATAAGGGTAGCGGTCTTTACCCTGAAAATTGAGACGATTTATCCTCTACAAATATCAGAGATTTTGCAACACCAAACACAAAGCTTAAACTTGTAAACAGCTGCAATACTCCTCATCTAAATAACTTAGTTAACAGAAGGTCCTTAAAAATTGTGGTACACACAAGTCACGAGTAAAGAACAAGCTACTTAATCACTAGAACTCAATTTAGAAACGACATTAACCTAGATAATCAACAGCAAATTCCCGAATGAATCGACTCTCTGCTGTACCAGAAATATAAGGCAACCACATGTATTTcgatataatcaaataaaactaAAACATACATAGTAATCTTCGATTCTGAAAGCAAATCTGGTCTCTTACCAAAACAATTTGCTCTAATATTGAATTATTATAATAGAATTCGAGCACATAGTCGGGTGAAAAAATAAATGGAGAACGAATCATATCTACTGAAATTGAAGCTAACTGCACTGTAATTAGAAAAGCAGGATGAAGAGAAGGGCAGAAAATCAGAGATATAATTAGTATAAAGATAAAATCAAACCCTAGATGAACTCCAATACTTCTTATCCCATGCACCATTGTAAAGCTTTCCGATCGATAATATTTCAATGTCGTCCGATTTATCATCCTTCCTTGTTTTCCCCATTGATTCCAACACAATTGTCGATCTAAGTATCTGTGTATTGAGAATGTGAGCtagaatgtgtgtgtgtgtgtgtgtgggtgggTGTGAGaaagagggagggagagagaaggcgGGAATGAATCGTTTCACGGCTGCCAAATTGGTACTCGCGCCATATTTCAAACTCATTAATGAGATGCTAATAACTTGAATTTTAgctataaataaattaaaataaaataaaaattagttagACCTTGAATTTGTTTTTTCGAACCTGAATGTATTTTTCCACTTACAGGTAACTTTCGTTTACGAATTTATTAAGCTAATTTCAGAAGTACTATCGACtaaaaaatttggaaaaaataatTTGGAGAGATGTGGgaatattaataatatacaGTATATAATTTGGTGACTGGTGAGTGGTGAATGTTACAATGAACAAATTTCTttcttttacaaaaatatttggaaAAGCTTATGAATATTATAAAAAGaacgccgttgccggggatcgaacccgggtcacccGCGTGACAGGCGGGAATACTTACCACTATACTACAACGACTTGATTGATAAATACTtcgaaattatattttatatatcaatgtaaaatattaataaaatcaaATGTTATATGATCAGTTAATCAGAGGAGAAGCCATTATTAAATCTGGATTGGAAGAAAAATCATAGGGATTATGTTGTTCGAAGATGAGATAATCCATAAAAGTAATTTTTGGATGGCTCAAATAAGCTCTCCGATTGAACTGACAGAAGAGAGGGAGCAGAACTGGAGTTTGAGGTAAGAGATAATGATGAATTGGGACAATTAATTTCTTGGAAGGTTTCTATTTCCCCATTTAAATTACAGGAAACACAAATTCTCCTATCCGGTCAACCGCAGACCATGCGGCGggtttgaaatattacatttcttcacaataatgtttacttttattcacaaaaacttttacttttagttatttttactcgttaatatttttatttttagctatttggtcaagtaattattatcgtacaaaaagtaattattgttacaatgaaatataatatttttatattattacatttatttacaataattattacttttattcatgagaaatTATACTactacataaatatatatttgtgtgaACAAATGTACTCCATATCTTATGCTCATTAAAAATAACCCGCTGCATGGGGTACGGTCAACCGCACAGGAGACCAACCCTACAGGAAACCATAACATTTTAACATATGCAGCACTAGTTAATGAAACTTAGCACAAAATCCAGCAACAAAATGGAGCTCAACGAAGGGAATGTTTAATCACATCATattattatttccattttataaACACTTGGTACGCCGAAGAGTTTGAATAAAAATGTTAAAGAGATATCATTTGCTAAGTATTGCAGGATACTAATtaaatactcactccgtcccacgaatcttgagtaatttcttttgggcacaaaaTTTAAGTAGAGaaagattagtgttttaagtgtgtaggtaataaaatagaaaagtgaTTATATATGTAAGTTTTgtattttaatcttttttttattttattcttcggaataatttttaattaactgaatatattaatttaaattacatttttgatttatttttaagcaaaatatatatatatataggatggctagaataaaaacactcttaagtgtataaaatataaatgattttcagcccttagatcatcaagatctacggttgattcgtaaccctgttggatgaatttgtggtcctgagttcgaatcccaaaggtaacaaaaatttatttttcgcaattcgtaaccatgttggatgaattcgtaactctgttggataaaattcgtacattaaaaaacgtttatattttatacacttaagagtgtttttattctagcccacccctatatatatatatatatatatatatatatatataaaataatcatGACAGCGATGTAATACGCACTTTACTCTTTATATTGTAAGTTCAAAATCTGAAAAAGTGACAATTTCTGGAGCAAATGTAACATTGTGGAATAAAGTTTGCATCGTTGCATTTAGCGCCAAAGGTTCGGATCTTTGCATGGTGAGTGCTTGGTAGCCACGAACGTGAATCTGACACGCCATCATGTCCCAATATCTGGTATCTATAACTGGTGTAACCGTGCTTAGGGAACGACCACCTATATATTGCTTTGTTT
It contains:
- the LOC130995918 gene encoding uncharacterized protein LOC130995918 isoform X2, which gives rise to MSLKYGASTNLAAVKRFIPAFSLPPSFSHPPTHTHTHILAHILNTQILRSTIVLESMGKTRKDDKSDDIEILSIGKLYNGAWDKKYWSSSRGKDRYPYPVGYKSVRTQNGITYTMEITEGLKGPSFKISSTDGKSCSGETPEIAWESFQKKGSSKALHAKRFSCKIDSVEFFGFKNTFVQRLLRELATNVGGPAERSLLMSNFSAGAHETNYQLQGKPSDPVPDPDPDMLTCLFKSHAKGKRSRNGRRRLNETPLKLLQMDESTKNVSSSTSKQRDQSNSRSSDLSSFSAANEVHGVCYTPGSLGPQKCVPIADGGVKLNSLDIFDHLNVGESLSEGKKLISSVNHIEQNIDNPQKQQEYSGRSSYFEVQNNILPEDRDGENNVQHDILVASPDLCVADSLDHSEDSSSVSSQNKDVLEHSTEKDAIINDVKNSEVLEADSLPEDEMVKASYNTNSGKCATESVGDERAMSMMMILLPQAVPLLKTFSRKKKKSTKSLNTQRSHENNDLPSTSINDSTTARVVEHSDLQRKNENACIPCVVHDSAVCTSVNLDFVVPDSFDDYSPPEMLHHAGAVKSGQLTCDLHPPPYLPINGEANELPCHSGSSKPDTGMGGLTSMAVADAVSPHEFTANSKRAKLDYCSIDSMIPTTDCDNSSSNLQLPTTSCSSLTGNIKLSDDSRSNIQHKLKLRSKLQGHLGFFACYIHPMPISMVQLIVKENEIFMCVKCGYSELKDDILFVYKTSRKGVKTGCPSLVGHLPISLQLSKDTLGRDIASERSLCQLTPDGGLLVLLNSIKIPHCREGILHCLCSACSSNGFEKNAVKIVRLNSGYASLVTRLKTDQGVFSLLVCEPNFLLAAEEGGKLKLWVMNSGWSGQKEDCYLPTFDFMVPCIVELKIVPKSAVLIIGHNGFGEFGIWDIDKRNLVSRFSSAGMSVFECIPVSIFRWQRKVESKTEALVAEIMGATKMWSSGGSDDHVFSAEDKDVAVWLLISTASDLDHEPYQSCEEEEANADGCWKLALLVNNMVITGSIVDEGAAAAAATSAGHGIIGRRDGQVYMLELSTGKKLEILQTLKGRRVSCIKTDTGNLGALAIASEGHLLVYLPS
- the LOC130995918 gene encoding uncharacterized protein LOC130995918 isoform X1; amino-acid sequence: MSLKYGASTNLAAVKRFIPAFSLPPSFSHPPTHTHTHILAHILNTQILRSTIVLESMGKTRKDDKSDDIEILSIGKLYNGAWDKKYWSSSRGKDRYPYPVGYKSVRTQNGITYTMEITEGLKGPSFKISSTDGKSCSGETPEIAWESFQKKGSSKALHAKRFSCKIDSVEFFGFKNTFVQRLLRELATNVGGPAERSLLMSNFSAGAHETNYQLQGKPSDPVPDPDPDMLTCLFKSHAKGKRSRNGRRRLNETPLKLLQMDESTKNVSSSTSKQRDQSNSRSSDLSSFSAANEVHGVCYTPGSLGPQKCVPIADGGVKLNSLDIFDHLNVGESLSEGKKLISSVNHIEQNIDNPQKQQEYSGRSSYFEVQNNILPEDRDGENNVQHDILVASPDLCVADSLDHSEADSSSVSSQNKDVLEHSTEKDAIINDVKNSEVLEADSLPEDEMVKASYNTNSGKCATESVGDERAMSMMMILLPQAVPLLKTFSRKKKKSTKSLNTQRSHENNDLPSTSINDSTTARVVEHSDLQRKNENACIPCVVHDSAVCTSVNLDFVVPDSFDDYSPPEMLHHAGAVKSGQLTCDLHPPPYLPINGEANELPCHSGSSKPDTGMGGLTSMAVADAVSPHEFTANSKRAKLDYCSIDSMIPTTDCDNSSSNLQLPTTSCSSLTGNIKLSDDSRSNIQHKLKLRSKLQGHLGFFACYIHPMPISMVQLIVKENEIFMCVKCGYSELKDDILFVYKTSRKGVKTGCPSLVGHLPISLQLSKDTLGRDIASERSLCQLTPDGGLLVLLNSIKIPHCREGILHCLCSACSSNGFEKNAVKIVRLNSGYASLVTRLKTDQGVFSLLVCEPNFLLAAEEGGKLKLWVMNSGWSGQKEDCYLPTFDFMVPCIVELKIVPKSAVLIIGHNGFGEFGIWDIDKRNLVSRFSSAGMSVFECIPVSIFRWQRKVESKTEALVAEIMGATKMWSSGGSDDHVFSAEDKDVAVWLLISTASDLDHEPYQSCEEEEANADGCWKLALLVNNMVITGSIVDEGAAAAAATSAGHGIIGRRDGQVYMLELSTGKKLEILQTLKGRRVSCIKTDTGNLGALAIASEGHLLVYLPS